In the genome of Rhopalosiphum padi isolate XX-2018 chromosome 1, ASM2088224v1, whole genome shotgun sequence, the window AGAAACATAAAAAGGTGTCTAGGTTCAATATCTGAGGATTCAGGCCATGCTCAATTTGTATATAATCGTAACCCTAGAAATTTAGAGAAGTTAAGAATCGCTTATAAACCAGCTGGTTATCATCTCGAAAAACCTGGTCGTGAATTTTGGCATAAGTAAGGGTGTAAAGTGCTGAAGTTTATTCAGTTAACTTAGTATTGTTTTACTTTtcatgttgtatatttttattattagactaCAAGTAACAACTAGCAAAAGACATGTGACAGCTAGTGTTTTACATCATACAGGTATGGTTCCAATACTAGCAACTACTGCAGAATGGGCTATACGCAAACAGCTTTTcaggtttgtttatttttcaatcaaaatacatattggagttaattttagaataaaacgtaaatattttatataaaatgtattttatgttccTCCTACATATCTATTTACTTGTTTACTCATAAATGGTTTAAGTTTTGGGTATTATCACAACTGACTAAATTTATTGATGATTTTCTAAATATTGTTGATTGTATTCATGACAATTTAACTACACATCTTTGTGTATATATCATTCTTATTACTTACCTTATATATTGTCCTTCAATTGttcttgttatttaataaaatatgataatatctaTGAGTATACAAAATTTGATAATGCTTGATTATTTgcttattttaatcttttatattttttatattattatttagcactCTAGATAAAATGGCATTTATAACTATTGGAAAAGTGTTAGCACAACGTTGTTTAGAATGTGGTATTTCTGATATGATAAGTACCTATGAAGTGTTACCAAATAGTAAAGTAAGtcatattttactgtatttttagttttatttaatttcttatcttagtctatatttatgttaacacattttaattttagcttGAGGCATTACTAGAAAACTTATCTAAAGGTGGTATACGTTTAGAAGAAGATCACAGATATAAGTCTCCACATCCTTGGGATCAAGAAAGACCAGAAAAACCCTGGGAACATTATTGAATCAaacttaattacatttttttaacatagattgtgtattttatgcattcatattttgtattaatgcattaaaaaatatatatatttaaagtagtagtattttaataaaaaaaaaaggaggaattaatttttgttttgatgaactttgataaaattaaagggTCCAGTGCAAGAACCagctatttttttcaaaatgtatgttttaacaTTATCTAATAGAGAATAATGTTTTCAACATTTCgatgtaataactaatttttttgtaccaaaattaatggaaaaaaataaaattatctcaaAATATAATCCAATAACACTACTATGTCattattgcatataaataaaCTGTGACAAggcagtaataaaaaaatatttttagattttagtactgaaaaattaagtatttattttttaatgcttttTATAGTACTTGTATAAAGAGTTGGGTAGGTaggattttgttttaaaaaactacAAGAATTGAACCACCTCTTTTAACTGAACTAGGTGCCACtgcttgaaaatatttgttttaatgtgATCAAAACTATTCCAAAAACtatggaaaaaattaaataaatcatgattAGAGAGttcatcattatttatacaatgtgTACTCTTTCctgaacttaaatttataataggtagttaCTACTTATTATTGGATGAGTATATCTTGTATATGAACATTTAGGAACATAAATAATACTGGAAAATACTAtacatccattttttttatactatctaAATGTCTTATATTTAGGACttaagttgaaaaaaatgtgtatttttaataactataatataactgaATTATAGTAGACCAAaggaaaatgttatattataaacaaacagacattttatttgtatttattaaaggaattaaattagtaatataatattatttgtgcatgtattatcattaaatatataatttacaatctgtaaaatgctgattttaacaaaaaaaacttttatggtTTAAAGGGAAGCTTGACAACACGAATAGGACAAGAGAGTGAAGAAATTAAAAGGTCATTGTGAaaagttttgtttaattaaataaataggttaaCTGATTGAAATAAATCTTGGTGTGAGACTAGTTAATCTCCAAATTTAGATTCTGTAAGCTATGGCAAGACAAATCAGTTGATTGaagaaaagtattttattatcaagaaaggtatttgatattattatttttaacttacatagttacatcacagaatatattaaatctattcTGTGGTTATATACCtatgagataaaaataaaataattgatattgttttattttaataaatttaatataaaattgtaattactaaaaaataattgtaatgttcgtttgttttaattttaacattaatataataataaaaattaaaacaaatgtaaaaattaaattatttattaaataacagtttcagttttataataggtatgtaagtatgttaaattatacaagttatatttgttgaaataaacaaatattaatatattttattttatttattaacattgtcTTTAATCCATTGGTTTACCCAAGCACCTATTTGAGTGATATTCCGTTCCATATCTGCAAAGGTTTCATTACATAACTcatttacaatattgttatcatatGATTCCATAGCTTCTTCAAGTAAAGTTTGGAATATTTCACATTCAATATTCTTTTGAAGTTTTTTAGTTGAATATCctctaaaattaaaagtaaaacataaaaaaaaaataattaaattttattattcattaattggaatgtaataaataaattgtgtcagaaacaagaaaattattttgtcatttatcTGCCATATTgtcgttttttttatataataggtagaaACATCAAATATATGTTGAAGTAACATACATTCATAATTTGTTACATCTCAGATTAAGAGGACATCACACTATCGCTATATGAGGTGTTTGACCCcagaattttatataatattaattttataaattctaataatattctatgttaCTAACCTTTTTTCAAGGCGATCAAACaacaatgtattattagttCTCAATACGAACACTACATCAAACCAACGCTCAGGAAAGAAATCACAACCatgataatcaattattttacctcCTTCTTCCATTCTTGATTCTAATTCGTCCAAaacctaaatatttaagataatttcACACAaactgacaaaaaaataaactctgTATTAACATTTACTTTGTCTTCATTGAGTATATGGCATTCCAATTCTTCATCATATCCAGAATAACAATCACACTGCTTAGCTACTTGACCAACTTCAATCCATTCCATATCTAAACCATTTCGAATTAATTCTTCACACAGTTTTGATTTTCCTACTCCAGgtgtacctaaaaaaaaaaccattatgtatattatttatcaaagaaCAAGCAAGGATCagacatatattttttagcaCTACTTATAatcattactataaatattaaatacttaccaGTAATTAGAATATTTGGTTTTCttctcatttttaaaaattgatttggtGCACACCACACAAAATTTAAGTAAACCGGGATGGATACAGTTTGAGCCCTTGATAAGAAATTATAGCTGATAACCGAAATTAAGTTTTTGAACTCTAACCTCAAATCAAGTTAATACCGATTACCGACCATTCGAGCCATTCGAcattgtaaatatgtaaatactaaatagttccATTACTTTTTTTGAGTTTATGCATTTCTCACCCTCAGAACCAGATACATAATTTATCCGTCGatcgaaattaataaatgaccgttatttaacattttaataacattaacagCTAACGATTACTTGTTAGGTGCTAGGTATTACATTACTTAGGGCCATTCTTACAATGTCCGATTCAGTGTCGGTTAAGAACTTAAGAATAACCGGTAGAATTCTAGCGGTTAACACATATGAAATTCCGCCGATTGGCGTTGTTAGACACTATAGGacattaaagaattatttttattgtttacagagtaaaataaattaataattactaattattcatTGTTCATACCAGTAAAAGTGTGAATTAtgaatacctaatacctattaccACACTATTACTTAATACCACGATGCTTAATACTTATCAGCAATTACGAgttataattatcttaatattcaTCTTAATTTGTGATAACATGTGTCTACCACCACAGACACGGCTGTAGCCAGAGGGGCATAGGCGCAACTAGAGCTCTATTTCTGGGTAGGCTAAATTCATATTAGTGACCCGTGAGGGCTTTGCCCCTACAGTCTACACcactaatattgattattaacacTAACATAAAACATTGGGTAGGCTTAGCCCACCCAAGCCCCCTTAGTTGCGCCTATGGAGGGGGTATAGGGTTCAGACTCCCCCAgaaattttttcttgaaataaaatttcatattttattacataatataacaaatttatactctaacacccccccccccaaaaaaaaaaaatattctgctggCTACGGTCTTCTGTAGCAGACCAAACGATTGTTGATTAATACGAACAATGTGTATTGTTAAAGACGGGGGTCTGTTCTTCCCATTTCAATTTCCAACACGATATATCTTTAATACAAAACTCAcagatatagacatatagtagtTATAGTTTTTAGAAAGAACGTGGCTCGTGAACGTTTGCCACACGTTCACGTTCGTAGTTTATCATCGTAAACGATACGCGAACGCTATTCGTGTTTTTTCAAATGGAACGTTCACGTGATcgacgtttatatttttaatgaattttgacGATTTTTAAGACGCTCAATCTATTTAAGATTTAGtaaataactgtataaaatatattgattattttatataataatattttcctatAGTATTcaagtattgtaataatataatttatattaatttaaccttGGCGATTACCTATGTCCTAATGACACtgatcattaataaattaaaaattatttattattttattatttttaaaacttaatttttttttcgttgggAGGGACTACTAATATCTAATCCAATTTATAGTCTCAACAAGGTTGAGAACCACTGCTCTAAAGTCTaaattgagtttttatttttaggtttttgtataggtatgtttaatgtttatgggTTTTTATATTGACTGCAGTCTGCAGGTAAgcgattcataaaaaaaaaattaaatgaacaaccTAATGAAcgtattcattttttcaaaGAACATGAACGTGAACACGTTCCTTTTTTGAGGACTGAACGTGaacgaattcatttttttaatgaacgtTCCAAACActgagtatagtataatattatgtataatttatggcTTATGCTATGTCTCAAAGTTTTATCACAAAGACACAAAATGAACATATAATTTAGTACGCTCAATGCTCATTtaactctataataatattataatataatatacattatataatactaatatatcatCAATTTCCATTTTCCAGGATACGTGAGAATAAATCTGGCTGTTATCACAGGTTCCGAGGCCTAACTGCTCGATGCCCACTGAAATGCTCACCAAGTATAGGTAGTGTTGTGAGAAAAATGTTGGAAAGAGATGACACACACTAAATAATGGTGTTACTATCTTTGCAGGTCGTAGCCATGGAGGGGGGGCAAGGGAGCATTGCCTCCCCCTAAAACCAGTTGTTGCCCcccctaaaaatattatttttatattgtttttatatataattttactatactaaTGAAATGcaaaaatttttatatgaaaaccaCATACAATTGAtgttagtaggtacctaccggCTACCAACCTACCTATTACTAGTATATTATTCCAAATTtagatatttgttttgtattcaGTCCGCTAATTTTTGCTCATAATATTCAAGAATTcagaattttcaaaaaacatcCTAGcggtattatcataataaattactagAACATACTATACGTACCTTGTTtaggttaatttataaataatattataattttataatgatacaaaTTTCTTTTCGAAAACTATTGGTATTTGGTTATGTagtttgttacattttttttgcattaaatataatatgtttttcttactcatttattatttattatttcttcacttataaaatatagaaaaatgtttatattatataatataaacaaaatcgtATATGCATGTGGAGACCGTCATGGGGTAGTGTAGacaaacttaattaataaatcaataggtaggttatttggttttttttttttttagttaattctaagttattaatgtttatttgagATACTCCATAAATGTAACAAACCCGGTATTTGGAACCTTGTATCGGTTATTGAATTGGAAAATTTTCCATCAACCATATACTAAACTACAAGTCTACAAGTTATGATTGATTTCTTACATTTATTGCACTAATAATCATTTCGGAGTTTTGTTGGCTCATAGTTATTGTCTATTTGATTTCCATTATAAGTACTTTATAATCCAAGCTTTATATTTCTCGTGTTATTGAAAATTCCAGAACCTAATAGTTAATGGAGAACGGAGATCATTTTTTCttacttgtttttttattttatataatttaattgacatCAAGGGCGCATTGGAGTTGTGACCATGGGGGGGAACTAATTTTTCTTctatacaaactaaaaataatttacagttgattACCTAAGTAGGCATAAAATTCTTATTAAGTTTAGTATGCGCCCCGGCCCCCTCAAATACGCCCTTGATTGACATAATGGTATAATAAGATATGTCATTAGACAATTTGAATCACAAATAACATGATTAcctagttcatttttatttgtattctttTTAAGCAGAGCTTCTATTAAAatcctatttataaatacactctacgaaatattgttgtttattatttatgcattgatatttgttcataattttcatttaaaatgtcttatatAAGTACTTTGACCAGTTTGACGATGCAATGAATTGTAAGTGTTGTAATGTCTAATTTTCCTACACTTTAATTTATACAGATTCGGTATACCTAATACTATTTAATCAGGtggataatataaatttcttttatattgtatatagtgtcgtaaaaatgattaaacttATACTTCTTTATCTTTTACTTTTAGTTTTTGACCTGATGTAGTGATgtctgatattatataatattttgtagctcggtcaagtttaaattaatattaaaatagccaAAACTTTCCGAATCAagggaaaatattttattaattttattcatgaaaCTGttctatactttttaaaatttgtataatatcgaATTAGAGACTAGAGTTTTATTCCATTACAGTGAACCTACTAAAtttaatagacataatatacattatacaccatattttaatacacatattattaagttaaaatgttgatgATTAAATAGGTCATAAATGCATTCTTTATTTTAGTGCAttctctaatttattatttatttaataagccctataactaattatttataacaaataagtagttacctatatattataaaattattattattatttttttgagaaaaggaaaatatttattttagtgttttaattaaaattttcatttttatagtaggtaccaATTAATCATAcatcaataatcattaatcaatatagactatagtaggtaatacctactaggtatacatttattgttttttatgttcttattaaaatatatttaacatttacaaactagtattattgtatatataatgtagaaTATTTAATACCAACTAGGTATTTAgtagtatgtataatagtatctaagtatatgtttaatataatattatcattatgcacAATACTtaggttataataatagctGACACTCTAGCTGTATTGCACCATCGCTggaataggtacctattgtaaCTTGTGTTATCATCACGgactaatagatattatattattatatctcagTTTGTGGTTGTTatactaataagttattttaaatattttaatgttcatatttataataagtcataaattatttgttaaaggCAGTAAAAAAATGAAGTAGATATTATCCACTGACTAAGTGAATTTGGTCGCATAAAGAAAGAAatagtttacaattttatacaaacaatgaatataataattttaaaatatatttagaatctaacaataattttttttaaagtattttttacgaaatttaaaaaGATTTGATGATTACACTACTATTATTTCATTAAGTTGTATTAGGATTTTACaggcttataaaaaatatacatagttatttaACTATGAGTAAACCTAccataaattctaaataaaaatgttgaagacCGCCTCTTCGTTTCAAACACAAGAAACCTCTGAATaacgtatgtattatatacgagtacctaagtaataacttatgttcgtgtcttataattttaattgttaatttttgttgGCTACGAGAAAACGGCAACGCGTATCGTCGAATTGAAAAGTTCACTGATGAGTAGGgcttatattttgatatactttACATTGTTTCCCTaagatactaaaaaatataaattgttgaaaatttataaaatatgcaatttctTTTAGCTAAAGTTTGGAAATATAATAGACAATTCCTCATCAATAGTTCatattgaaatcaaaaaatctaaagaaatatgtaagcatatttttttttagacattttaagtttggTATCCGGTGAATTGGTCGCGAACAATTGATCGCGGGCGAATTGATCGCGAATACAATTGGTCGCCAAGATAATTGATCGCCAAacgaacttttttagttttttaaaaatttttttatcctaggtatattaccgaattttatgtttattattttagaatatttaagtattcttattgttttatttttaaataacgtacagttaaatgctaattttaattaaaaaaaataataaatagattatgtatatagtggataataataataaaaatttgatcacGGCCATGTTGATATCACCTTAACACTAAaagggttaataataatacaagttaatttgacaattatataataataaaattacgtgaCTTCGAATTTTGACTTAAAATTAGAAGACGTTGGCTTTTGACGAACAATTTGAGATTATGCCGCCGTGATTAGAAACGA includes:
- the LOC132917448 gene encoding large ribosomal subunit protein uL18m — encoded protein: MLVCRQSKNLFFDVMNRNIKRCLGSISEDSGHAQFVYNRNPRNLEKLRIAYKPAGYHLEKPGREFWHKLQVTTSKRHVTASVLHHTGMVPILATTAEWAIRKQLFSTLDKMAFITIGKVLAQRCLECGISDMISTYEVLPNSKLEALLENLSKGGIRLEEDHRYKSPHPWDQERPEKPWEHY
- the LOC132917449 gene encoding adenylate kinase isoenzyme 6 — protein: MRRKPNILITGTPGVGKSKLCEELIRNGLDMEWIEVGQVAKQCDCYSGYDEELECHILNEDKVLDELESRMEEGGKIIDYHGCDFFPERWFDVVFVLRTNNTLLFDRLEKRGYSTKKLQKNIECEIFQTLLEEAMESYDNNIVNELCNETFADMERNITQIGAWVNQWIKDNVNK